A stretch of Fusarium fujikuroi IMI 58289 draft genome, chromosome FFUJ_chr10 DNA encodes these proteins:
- a CDS encoding related to tol protein produces the protein MSHEHCPCCFNFDPDLVAPGSNNDVRVDSKELVVLVLRGIIQFESAAISGCACCAFIFKALTSSGLLGTENQMGIQLYLRLPIGRGNPEILFGDPERSQMFLQFYTDYAQGKTWKRVNPLPDICDDHLSREGLSFVNACFYNCINDHKLCKQDNSTLPTRILDIGSAGDDQIYLVISEALKPEKYVALSYCWGRNPSIKALTGNMENMKSGIGLEELPAAYTDAIALTRELGVRYLWIDALCIIQDSEADWERECSRMADTYANAFLTIAASSSTSVTSHFLRPQLKPPPRAVQDQCAICSESMRSERGPPILLKARLMQATGAHWKWRPSHSTDQQPLVEPLTQRGWTLQEKVLSTRLLSISAMEMAWTCKEAIFCECGSKLNHQREFGGTPLSQISRHSEAFNFWHKVVENYSKRNLTQAGDKLPAISAIAAIVQKKIGSDYVAGLWTDNIDLDLLWRRPSASRIQAANSSYIAPSFSWASITGEVDYLCFRNGKWPYEKAATVMDVNAATGPDAPLGRVTSSKMIINGPLAMGYLESRGPYDWYAVRIGRALLWFSADTSLSTIVNGSEVSVCRRSREHKGSDVAEELKRLNRKRSSGDTHHLTEPTTGNTAIRCWVLRLGAFPFGDKGQRDHEWLVLGRSATQPELFERVGLGSLKDSQEVEVLKLETITTVTIV, from the exons ATGTCTCACGAACACTGCCCATGTTGTTTCAATTTCGATCCAGACTTGGTAGCACCAGGTTCCAATAATGATGTCAGAGTTGACTCAAAGGAGCTTGTAGTATTGGTGCTTCGAGGCATCATACAGTTCGAGAGCGCGGCGATTTCAGGTTGTGCCTGTTGTGCATTCATTTTCAAGGCTCTAACATCTTCGGGTTTGTTGGGGACTGAGAATCAGATGGGAATTCAGCTTTACCTTCGACTTCCGATTGGACGAGGAAATCCAGAGATATTATTCGGCGATCCTGAGCGCTCGCAAATGTTCTTGCAATTCTATACTGACTATG CTCAAGGAAAGACTTGGAAACGAGTCAATCCTTTGCCAGACATTTGTGACGACCATTTATCGCGCGAAGGCTTAAGCTTCGTCAACGCTTGTTTCTATAACTGTATCAATGACCATAAGCTCTGCAAGCAAGACAACTCTACTTTACCAACCCGTATTTTAGATATAGGGAGCGCTGGGGATGATCAAATTTATCTCGTTATATCAGAGGCCCTCAAGCCTGAGAAATATGTCGCACTCAGCTACTGCTGGGGCAGAAATCCATCTATCAAAGCCTTGACGGGAAATATGGAAAACATGAAGAGCGGAATCGGACTTGAGGAACTTCCAGCAGCTTATACTGACGCAATCGCACTGACTCGAGAGCTCGGGGTGAGATATTTGTGGATAGATGCACTTTGCATCATTCAAGACTCTGAAGCCGACTGGGAAAGAGAATGCTCCAGGATGGCTGACACATACGCCAATGCTTTCTTGACGATTGCAGCctcgtcatcaacatctgtGACCAGTCACTTTCTACGGCCTCAGCTAAAGCCACCACCTCGAGCGGTCCAGGACCAATGCGCGATCTGCAGCGAATCAATGAGAAGCGAAAGGGGGCCTCCGATTTTACTGAAAGCAAGGCTCATGCAAGCAACCGGTGCTCATTGGAAGTGGAGACCATCTCACAGTACGGATCAACAGCCGCTCGTGGAACCTCTCACTCAACGAGGCTGGACGTTGCAGGAGAAGGTCCTATCAACCCGGCTACTGTCTATATCCGCGATGGAGATGGCTTGGACTTGCAAAGAGGCAATATTCTGCGAATGCGGATCGAAGCTGAATCACCAGCGGGAATTTGGGGGAACGCCATTGAGTCAAATATCACGACATAGTGAAGCCTTCAATTTCTGGCAcaaagttgttgagaattACTCCAAGAGAAACCTCACGCAGGCCGGCGATAAGCTCCCAGCAATATCTGCTATAGCCGCTATAgtccagaagaagatcgGGTCAGATTACGTGGCTGGTCTATGGACTGATAACATTGATCTGGATCTGTTGTGGCGGAGGCCATCAGCCAGTAGGATTCAAGCTGCCAACTCATCTTACATCGCCCCGAGTTTTAGTTGGGCTTCAATCACGGGAGAGGTCGATTACCTGTGTTTTAGAAACGGAAAATGGCCATATGAGAAGGCAGCTACAGTGATGGACGTCAATGCAGCAACAGGTCCTGACGCGCCACTTGGAAGAGtcaccagcagcaagatgATAATCAACGGGCCACTGGCGATGGGGTATCTCGAGAGTCGGGGCCCGTACGATTGGTACGCGGTGCGTATTGGGCGGGCTCTTCTGTGGTTTTCCGCAGATACGAGCCTCTCAACAATTGTAAACGGCAGTGAAGTCTCAGTGTGCAGAAGAAGCCGTGAGCACAAGGGAAGCGACGTAGCAGAGGAGCTGAAGCGGCTAAACCGAAAGCGGAGTTCTGGGGATACACACCACCTGACCGAGCCCACCACGGGGAATACAGCGATTCGATGCTGGGTGCTGAGACTTGGGGCATTTCCGTTCGGGGATAAGGGGCAAAGGGATCACGAGTGGCTAGTGCTGGGGCGGTCAGCGACACAGCCTGAGCTATTTGAGAGGGTCGGACTAGGGTCGCTGAAGGATAGTCAAGAGGTGGAGGTTCTCAAGTTGGAGACGATAACGACAGTTACGATAGTCTGA
- a CDS encoding probable L-serine dehydratase 2 has translation MSRAGIRQLPLLRALRQCLSSRSLATVVRGPIARSTPPSATLLGRQRYRLFSTTRPRRTQDEQDEDAGSYSEADHEHAVISTFDLFSIGIGPSSSHTVGPMRAGNIFVNDLIDANLLQKVNKIRVAIYGSLALTGEGHMTPSALLLGLEGADVETVDTGYVPSRFEEIKSSKKIFLARGLAADGSKGKEIDFDYEKEFIWEWGRKLPQHSNGMRFTVYDKEGYVLATNDMFSVGGGFVVNGALSIAPQETLSANAPAQLEVGDSDTAAHPADLAENMYYKEIRRSDAAGDRRTGTEVKALEEANEGPTALLENSPEPTGLSTDVKSETKDTSSSPHPRYPFRDAASLLSLCRKHNLTIAQLVYENEKSLGYTDEDIYRKIFKIWGVMDASILESVQAPTGSKLPGSLKLHRRAPALYRRLTRGLYPSSTADTSAAQLEHKFSSPDANINEDGATSSPKALAAASSQLVPEKLKTGGLRKRGPPRIHGSLDHPIAPAPSRRTTFPTMDYLSVYAIAVNETNAGGGRIVTAPTNGAAGIIPAVLKYTTEFISDDPERDIPTFLLTAAAIGMLYKRGATISAAEGGCMAEVGVACSMAAGAFAACMGASPETIEQAAEIGIEHNLGLTCDPIGGLVQAPCIERNALGATKAISSANLALSSETGTQRVRLDDAIRAMRLTAKGMRNEFKETSLSGLATSVHINIPVSVPDC, from the coding sequence ATGAGTCGCGCAGGGATTAGGCAGCTTCCGCTGCTTCGGGCGTTGAGACAATGTCTATCTTCCCGGTCCCTTGCTACCGTTGTAAGGGGGCCTATCGCTCGCTCGACACCGCCATCAGCAACTTTGTTGGGACGCCAGCGATATCGACTTTTCAGCACAACACGGCCACGAAGAACTCAGGATGAGCAGGATGAAGATGCGGGTTCTTACAGCGAAGCGGATCACGAACATGCTGTAATTTCCACTTTCGATCTGTTTTCTATCGGCATTGGcccctcatcttctcataCTGTTGGACCAATGCGTGCTGGTAACATTTTTGTCAACGATTTGATCGATGCCAATCTGCTTCAAAAAGTCAACAAAATCCGCGTCGCCATCTATGGCAGTCTTGCCCTCACGGGCGAAGGCCATATGACTCCTTCAGCCCTACTCCTTGGTCTCGAAGGCGCCGATGTCGAAACGGTCGACACAGGCTACGTGCCCAGCCGCTTCGAAGAGATCAAGTCCAGCAAGAAGATTTTCCTAGCACGTGGGCTGGCCGCAGATGGATCCAAAGGCAAGGAGATTGATTTCGACTACGAGAAGGAATTCATTTGGGAATGGGGTCGTAAGCTTCCCCAACACAGCAACGGCATGCGCTTCACTGTCTACGACAAAGAAGGCTACGTCCTAGCCACCAACGACATGTTCAGTGTAGGCGGCGGCTTCGTTGTTAACGGTGCTCTTAGTATCGCACCCCAGGAAACCCTCTCCGCAAACGCCCCCGCTCAGCTTGAAGTCGGAGATTCGGACACGGCAGCTCACCCGGCTGATTTGGCCGAAAACATGTACTACAAGGAAATCCGGCGCTCAGATGCCGCGGGAGATCGACGAACCGGCACCGAAGTCAAGGCCCTTGAGGAAGCCAATGAAGGCCCGACAGCTCTCCTCGAAAACTCGCCTGAGCCAACCGGCCTCTCTACCGATGTCAAGTCCGAGACCAAGGACACCAGCTCATCGCCGCATCCGCGGTATCCATTCCGAGATGCCGCTAGTCTGCTTTCACTCTGTCGCAAACACAATCTCACCATCGCGCAATTGGTgtatgagaatgagaagagtCTAGGATATACGGATGAGGACATTTATCGAAAGATCTTTAAGATCTGGGGAGTCATGGATGCTAGTATTCTGGAAAGTGTCCAGGCACCAACAGGCTCCAAGCTTCCTGGATCTCTCAAGCTGCATCGACGAGCGCCGGCGCTCTACCGCCGATTGACTCGAGGGTTGTATCCCTCGTCGACTGCTGATACTTCAGCTGCTCAGCTTGAGCACAAGTTCTCTTCGCCTGACGCCAACATCAATGAGGATGGCGCCACCTCATCACCGAAAGCTCTTGCTGCAGCTTCATCTCAGTTAGTGccagagaagctcaagactgGTGGCCTTCGGAAGCGCGGTCCGCCACGGATCCACGGTTCTCTGGATCACCCTATCGCTCCAGCTCCTTCACGCCGGACAACATTCCCCACCATGGACTACCTGTCTGTCTATGCTATTGCTGTCAATGAAACCAATGCTGGCGGCGGTCGAATCGTCACTGCTCCTACCAACGGCGCCGCAGGCATTATTCCAGCTGTGCTCAAGTACACTACAGAGTTCATCAGCGACGACCCTGAGCGAGATATCCCCACGTTTCTTCTCACTGCTGCCGCAATCGGTATGCTTTACAAGCGAGGCGCCACCATCTCAGCCGCCGAAGGAGGATGCATGGCGGAGGTCGGCGTTGCCTGCTCCATGGCTGCTGGCGCTTTCGCTGCTTGCATGGGAGCCAGCCCTGAAACAATCGAGCAAGCCGCAGAAATCGGCATTGAACACAACCTCGGACTGACATGTGATCCCATCGGCGGACTCGTCCAAGCTCCCTGCATTGAGAGAAACGCGCTGGGCGCGACAAAGGCCATCTCCAGCGCCAATCTGGCGCTTAGCAGCGAAACAGGCACGCAGCGCGTGAGGCTGGACGACGCTATCCGGGCGATGCGACTGACGGCCAAGGGTATGAGGAACGAGTTCAAGGAAACGAGTTTGAGTGGATTGGCCACGAGCGTTCACATTAATATTCCAGTCAGTGTTCCTGACTGCTAG
- a CDS encoding related to hydroxyquinol-1,2-dioxygenase has translation MTPSATGGNANGAPKEEGLGQAFTQQVIDSFGPKTDPRLKEVMTSFIQHMHDFARETQLTCDEWMSAVKMINWAGQMSNDKRNEGQLMCDVIGLESLVDDITHRQAAKNGVAATETAILGPFWRHDTPTRENGTTITFDTPSDGVVAYLYGTVTSAATGKPIPNASVEVWQASTNGLYEQQDEKQVEHNLRGKFITDDQGRYSFYCLRPTPYPVPDDGPAGQLLHLLDRHPFRPAHLHFMVIAEGHKSVVTQIFDSDSGYLENDSVFAVKDGLTVKFVPRKGDPKAEWELEYNMSLSNDS, from the exons ATGACACCATCAGCGACTGGCGGAAATGCCAACGGCGCtcccaaggaggagggtCTCGGCCAGGCCTTCACACAGCAAGTCATCGACTCTTTCGGTCCCAAGACTGACCCTCGGCTGAAAGAGGTCATGACATCTTTCATCCAGCACATGCACGACTTTGCGCGCGAGACACAACTCACTTGCGACGAGTGGATGTCTGCTGTTAAGATGATCAATTGGGCTGGACAAATGAGCAACGACAAGAGAAATGAGGGCCAATTGATGTGCGACGTTATTGGTCTCGAGAG tcttgttgatgatattACACACCgtcaagcagccaagaacgGCGTGGCCGCAACTGAGACTGCTATTCTGGGTCCCTTCTGGCGACATGATACCCCTACTCGCGAGAATGGCACCACAATTACTTTCGACACTCCCAGCGACGGTGTTGTCGCCTATCTCTACGGTACCGTGACATCTGCGGCTACTGGAAAGCCCATTCCCAATGCCTCTGTCGAGGTTTGGCAAGCATCTACCAACG GTCTCTACGAGCAGCAGGACGAGAAGCAGGTTGAGCATAACCTCCGTGGCAAATTCATCACCGACGACCAGGGCCGTTACTCCTTCTACTGCCTGCGACCTACTCCTTATCCC GTTCCTGATGATGGCCCTGCTGGTCAGCTTCTCCACCTCCTCGACCGCCACCCTTTTCGCCCTGCTCATCTGCACTTCATG GTCATTGCTGAGGGCCACAAGTCTGTTGTTACTCAGATCTTCGATTCTGACTCAGGATATCTCGAGAACGACAGTGTCTTCGCTGTTAAGGATGGCCTAACAGTGAAGTTTGTGCCACGAAAAGGGGATCCCAAGGCTGAGTGGGAGTTGGAGTACAACATGAGCCTTTCAAATGATTCATAG
- a CDS encoding probable CAIB/BAIF family enzyme translates to MGSINQHDYSSVEESKRIFDYLCGQFDEVAFPAAVKDLKDNIKFTSTRDAPYFPIPFKETETTAALKAVEGAVASLLAKTVEGESRPKKINVNLEKTTAFLCQAYMAKVGGLGKLDPGVKALLKDTDLLQAQSNPYRRMSANLYETKNAGEYYHIHGSLEASTTLKMIGLEPFRPDLQTHESIVDAIEPAVRQFSIDELESMNAARRQAGVPALKHEDFVKTQHGKTNMALPPWSVDNLEAETPKFPLTPSLEHPRRILSGIKVLELCRIIAGPIVTRILGEYGADVLKITSPNLSDVPFFQVDGNMGKHAAELDLKSPEGRAEFEKLLAEADVVVDGYRPGALEKLGYGSTALTKLAKERGKGFVYVNENCFGYEGEWAGRPGWQQIADCVSGIAWEQGRFMGLSEPVVPPFPISDYGTGCIGAITALLGLYHRATCGGSWHGKASLLHYDLLLFKVGQYPEEVKERLRKDIGPDFLALRHAHSVDQISGTALLRMRQVFPELFTGDKYVEKWYSNAYKAEVEAVPPVVEIEGLEVGFKRASRPNGADKPTWDFGEEADRKLSK, encoded by the exons ATGGGTAGCATTAACCAGCACGATTATTCCTCGGTGGAGGAGAGTAAGAGAATCTTTGACTACCTTTGCGGTCAGTTCGATGAGGTTGCTTTTCCAGCGGCTGtgaaggatctcaaggacAACATCAAGTTTACATCGACTCGAGATGCACCATACTTTCCTATTCCGTTCAAGGAGACCGAGACAACTGCTGCGCTTAAGGCGGTAGAGGGCGCCGTTGCCAGTCTGCTAGCAAAGACCGTTGAAGGTGAATCACGACCGAAGAAGATCAACGTCAACTTGGAGAAGACTACAGCCTTCCTCTGCCAGGCTTATATGGCCAAGGTTGGTGGTCTTGGAAAACTTGACCCTGGCGTCAAGGCCCTACTCAAAG ATACGGATTTGCTGCAGGCCCAGTCAAATCCTTACCGCCGCATGTCAGCCAACTTGTATGAGACTAAGAATGCTGGAGAATATTATCATATTCATGGATCTTTGGAGGCTTCAACAACTCTGAAGATGATAGGTCTTGAGCCTTTCAGACCAGACTTGCAAACACATGAGAGCATCGTCGATGCTATCGAACCTGCTGTTCGACAGTTCTCGATAGACGAGCTCGAGAGCATGAATGCTGCTCGTCGACAAGCGGGTGTCCCTGCTTTGAAACACGAGGACTTTGTGAAAACTCAACAT GGCAAAACAAACATGGCACTTCCACCATGGTCTGTCGACAACCTTGAGGCCGAGACACCCAAGTTTCCCCTGACACCAAGCTTAGAACACccaagaaggatattgtCAGGCATCAAAGTTCTTGAGCTCTGCCGTATCATTGCTGGACCTATCGTCACCCGTATTCTCGGAGAGTATGGAGCCGATGTGCTCAAGATTACAAGCCCCAACCTGAGTGACGTTCCTTTCTTCCAGGTAGATGGTAACATGGGCAAGCACGCTGCAGAGCTAGACCTGAAGTCCCCTGAGGGAAGAgctgagtttgagaagcttcttgctGAAGCGGATGTCGTTGTCGATGGATACCGACCTGGCGCTCTAGAGAAGCTTGGATATGGCTCCACTGCACTTACAAAACTTGCTAAGGAGCGTGGCAAGGGTTTTGTGTATGTCAATGAGAACTGTTTTGGCTACGAGGGAGAGTGGGCTGGACGACCTGGGTGGCAACAGATTGCCGATTGT GTCAGTGGCATCGCTTGGGAGCAGGGTCGTTTCATGGGCTTGTCAGAACCTGTCGTCCCTCCCTTCCCTATTTCGGACTACGGAACAGGATGCATTGGTGCCATCACAGCCCTGCTAGGTCTCTATCATCGCGCCACTTGTGGTGGATCATGGCATGGAAAGGCTTCACTTCTTCACTACgacctgcttctcttcaaaGTTGGGCAATATCCTGAGGAAGTAaaggagaggttgaggaaggATATTGGACCTGATTTCCTCGCCCTGCGACATGCGCATAGCGTGGATCAGATCTCAGGAACAGCATTATTGAGGATGCGACAGGTATTCCCTGAGCTCTTCACTGGTGATAAATACGTGGAGAAGTGGTATTCCAACGCTTATAAGGCTGAGGTGGAGGCTGTACCTCCTGTTGTGGAAATTGAGGGTCTTGAAGTTGGCTTCAAGAGAGCGAGTCGGCCTAACGGTGCTGACAAGCCAACATGGGACTTTGGCGAGGAGGCCGATCGCAAGCTGTCAAAGTAG
- a CDS encoding related to alpha/beta hydrolase produces the protein MPFIKVQNKTLFYAQVDAETASKDDLVLVFIHGLGSSHSFYIPVMNQLATAGYSSIALDVYGSGLSVLSEAVEDPTFDTIASDVKALLEGLSIRLENAVAVGHSMGGIIVPKLALKCNLRGAYWPCAAKACDGRDLQYAHRDSQERQVNLKCSEYDLVLILGLEGMEPMAKTIPFAATGSKATLTQKAFIRALLLSQKPEGYIALCRAIAQADLPPYANIKCPVLVLSGEEDKTSPIPDAQKILKDWGCDDSSKSMHILPGVGHWHCIEAADEVGSKIQEFLPKLG, from the exons ATGCCGTTCATCAAAGTCCAGAATAAGACACTGTTCTACGCCCAAGTGGACGCTGAAACAGCCTCAAAAGATGACCTAGTACTGGTATTCATCCATGGCCTTGGGTCGTCTCATTCGTTTTATATACCTGTCATGAACCAGCTTGCGACTGCAGGGTACTCATCAATTGCGCTGGATGTCTATG GCAGTGGTCTTTCCGTCTTGTCAGAAGCGGTAGAAGATCCTACATTTGACACAATCGCGAGTGATGTCAAGGCTTTACTGGAAGGACTAAGCATTCGACTCGAAAATGCCGTCGCTGTTGGACATTCCATGGGCGGTATCATTGTACCAAAGCTCGCCCTGAAGTGCAACCTTCGCGG TGCTTATTGGCCCTGTGCTGCCAAAGCCTGCGATGGCCGAGATCTTCAATACGCGCATAGAGACAGTCAAGAAAGGCAAGTCAATTTGAAGTGCAGCGAGTATGATCTGGTATTAATATTGGGTTTAGAAGGAATGGAGCCAATGGCCAAGACTATTCCCTTCGCTGCGACAGGTTCAAAAGCAACTTTGACACAAAAAGCATTCATTCGAGCTCTGTTACTGTCGCAAAAGCCTGAGGGTTACATTGCCTTGTGTCGTGCGATTGCGCAAGCAGACTTGCCTCCTTATGCAAACATCAAATGCCCTGTGCTTGTTCTTTCTGGTGAAGAGGACAAAACAAGCCCGATTCCGGATGCGCAAAAGATATTGAAGGA TTGGGGATGCGACGACTCGTCCAAGAGCATGCATATTTTGCCTGGGGTTGGTCACTGGCACTGTATTGAGGCAGCAGATGAGGTTGGTTCTAAAATACAAGAGTTCCTACCCAAACTGGGTTAA
- a CDS encoding related to transcriptional activator Mut3p: MPTRRVRDSERRRCAEACESCKRRKQRCDGRRPCARCIKRGLGHECHESQSASNNGARRILASSLPSPDPDRLSNITEQTTPAGSITVGNRSSLTSVDETYVDDGTSSSLQLLSNTQPERLPRMSRLVQDTRGEYMFIGDSATLSFLQNIRRIVRRSIGDCTLVDDPLRHGIVEASPETRRGWILSSAQNPPPRQSEQELDYLVKWYMQSANCVLLLFDQTELDQGIRKWIEDGQDIADPASSVYYLVFAIGAQTGPEDKDDLAETFFNYARYLTVETLIEEPGIVTIQAFVLIAMYLLGASRRNAAFMYLGMGVRAAYAIGLHRHDIASLFSANEGRAREQLWKGIRILDLFMSASLGRPPSTSELRDTTNPQNYSACNDLSMIFELILTDVYAKRMISPEILERISKHLRRWTAQCGEGLAVDGIEQDDLIRDHNGEEQPNIGLIHLKLTGHWTVMLLSLPFLHKAVSQHVEDNEQSTQGTTKRSSSSNQVLVHSCLESAVRTVDLLQTLVRTGTIPKRLPIVGNSAFVSGLVLGAAIFGDFDNSFPLEKSLHAARGVLDRFSRYDAVAKRHLMILDHLQNACDIYMDNRARLRMERQRHLVNGLFGSIHTIGKSPLRNSQQSEGNSRIGSTDGIQTQPQTPRPGQLANEMTEEQQGFSMEGGEQTEIDVDISADAFLGISPNMLWFDSFDTTMSLFPIVDTQIMGDEMIASGVNNQE, translated from the coding sequence ATGCCTACCAGGAGGGTCCGGGACagcgagagaagaagatgcgCCGAGGCCTGCGAGAGCTGCAAACGTCGCAAGCAGAGATGCGATGGCCGTAGACCCTGCGCCCGCTGCATCAAGCGAGGTCTCGGGCATGAGTGCCACGAGTCTCAGTCTGCTTCGAACAATGGCGCAAGACGCATCCTCGCGTCATCCCTACCAAGTCCCGATCCCGATAGACTCAGTAATATCACCGAACAGACCACTCCTGCTGGTAGTATAACCGTCGGTAACAGATCGAGCCTGACGTCGGTGGATGAGACGTATGTTGATGACGggacctcttcttctctacAGCTGCTCTCAAATACACAACCCGAGAGACTTCCACGCATGTCGCGCCTTGTTCAAGATACGAGGGGTGAATACATGTTCATTGGCGACTCTGCAACACTATCTTTTCTACAGAATATCAGAAGGATTGTGCGACGTAGCATAGGAGATTGTACCCTTGTTGATGACCCATTGCGGCATGGTATCGTCGAAGCATCGCCTGAGACACGACGAGGATGGATCCTGTCGAGTGCCCAGAACCCACCGCCACGGCAGTCTGAGCAGGAACTCGATTATCTTGTAAAATGGTACATGCAATCAGCCAATTGCGTGCTGCTTCTCTTCGACCAGACAGAACTTGACCAAGGCATACGAAAGTGGATTGAAGATGGTCAAGATATCGCTGACCCTGCGAGTTCGGTCTACTATCTGGTCTTTGCCATTGGTGCGCAAACAGGGCCAGAAGATAAAGATGACCTCGCTGAGACCTTCTTCAACTATGCCCGGTACTTGACAGTGGAAACACTGATAGAAGAGCCGGGCATTGTCACCATTCAAGCATTTGTCCTCATCGCCATGTATCTCTTAGGTGCATCGCGTCGTAACGCGGCTTTTATGTATCTCGGCATGGGAGTTCGAGCTGCATATGCCATCGGTCTTCATCGCCATGACATTGCTTCCCTCTTTTCTGCCAATGAGGGCCGTGCGAGAGAACAGCTATGGAAAGGCATCCGAATTCTCGATCTATTCATGAGCGCATCATTAGGTCGGCCCCCTTCAACATCCGAGTTGAGAGATACTACAAACCCTCAGAACTATTCAGCCTGCAATGACCTCTCTATGATCTTCGAGTTGATCCTTACAGATGTTTATGCAAAGAGAATGATATCTCCAGAGATACTGGAACGCATCAGCAAGCATCTTCGACGGTGGACTGCACAATGTGGAGAGGGTCTAGCGGTTGATGGCATTGAGCAGGATGACTTGATCCGTGACCATAATGGCGAAGAGCAGCCAAACATTGGGCTAATACACCTCAAACTGACTGGCCATTGGACAGTCATGCTCCTATCTCTTCCATTCCTACATAAGGCGGTGTCTCAGCACGTCGAAGACAATGAACAGTCCACACAAGGAACTACAAAGCGatcttcgtcatcaaatCAAGTTCTTGTCCACTCTTGCCTCGAGTCAGCAGTGCGGACAGTGGACCTGCTACAAACTCTCGTCAGGACTGGCACCATACCAAAACGCCTACCGATAGTTGGCAATTCAGCCTTTGTCTCTGGCCTCGTCCTCGGTGCCGCAATCTTTGGGGATTTCGACAACTCATTCCCGCTCGAGAAGAGCCTTCATGCAGCGAGAGGCGTTCTCGACCGTTTCAGTCGTTACGACGCTGTGGCGAAGCGCCATCTTATGATCTTGGATCACTTACAGAACGCATGCGACATATACATGGACAACCGAGCAAGGTTACGAATGGAGCGTCAACGACACCTCGTCAACGGTCTCTTCGGCAGTATTCACACAATCGGGAAGTCGCCATTGCGAAATTCTCAGCAATCAGAAGGTAACTCTCGAATCGGTTCAACGGATGGAATACAAACACAGCCGCAAACACCCAGACCGGGCCAGCTAGCGAACGAGATGACCGAGGAGCAGCAAGGGTTTTCAATGGAGGGAGGAGAGCAAACGGAgattgatgttgatattTCAGCGGATGCTTTTCTGGGTATTTCACCGAATATGCTTTGGTTCGATTCTTTTGATACGACAATGTCTCTGTTTCCTATCGTCGATACGCAAATAATGGGCGACGAAATGATCGCCAGCGGTGTTAATAATCAAGAATGA
- a CDS encoding related to microcin C7 self-immunity protein mccF yields the protein MPSPIRAKHLKPGDKIAFISPSERINATLPAVVDRASALLTNKGYQVQTFFNEDKGIQSCIDNRLSEIRAAFSDPSISAIITTIGGTTFTELLPALIADKELHKAIRANPKIVVGYSDISGLHWFLYGLTGLRTFYGPGAVPEIGEANDVNDKDTPLAFCVDNLLRAIASIEPLGQIPRSKFYAPRGAPFFATPESTEPPEVVKTTDWQWLRHGKAQGRLFGGCLTVVARLSGVSAIVPDWRGRIVFLETATNEDGSGGNPPHRVQAAFADLIAHGVFEDAAGLIVGRPYGYDSDEDREVYAGIIKGLFCEGRLASKNFPILFNVDIGHTAPMVTLPYDALAELDSETDTFAVLESGVE from the coding sequence atgcCTTCGCCAATTCGAGCGAAACACCTAAAGCCTGGTGACAAAATCGCATTCATATCACCATCAGAGCGTATCAACGCCACGCTTCCAGCTGTCGTAGACCGAGCATCTGCTCTTCTCACAAACAAAGGATATCAAGTGCAAACTTTCTTCAATGAGGATAAGGGCATTCAATCATGTATTGACAATCGACTGTCCGAGATCCGAGCCGCTTTCTCAGACCCCAGCATCTCCGCCATCATCACTACCATTGGCGGCACAACCTTTACAGAGCTTCTTCCGGCTCTGATTGCGGATAAAGAGCTTCACAAGGCTATTCGCGCAAACCCAAAGATCGTGGTGGGCTACTCCGATATCTCGGGCTTGCACTGGTTCTTGTATGGGTTGACGGGTCTGAGGACTTTCTATGGCCCTGGTGCTGTACCCGAGATCGGGGAAGCGAATGATGTCAACGACAAAGATACCCCTCTTGCCTTCTGTGTAGATAATTTGCTTCGAGCTATTGCTTCTATAGAACCGCTCGGGCAGATTCCCCGATCCAAGTTTTACGCACCAAGAGGAGCGCCCTTCTTTGCGACACCAGAATCGACAGAGCCACCAGAGGTTGTGAAGACAACGGACTGGCAGTGGCTACGACATGGAAAGGCTCAAGGTCGATTGTTCGGTGGCTGCCTCACCGTGGTCGCCCGATTATCGGGAGTTTCAGCCATCGTTCCCGACTGGCGTGGCCGAATCGTCTTCCTAGAAACAGCTACAAACGAGGACGGCTCTGGCGGAAACCCTCCTCACCGAGTTCAGGCAGCGTTTGCAGACCTGATAGCTCATGGCGTCTTCGAAGACGCTGCAGGACTGATTGTGGGACGACCTTATGGATACGATTCTGATGAGGACCGAGAGGTTTATGCCGGCATCATCAAGGGACTATTCTGTGAGGGACGGCTTGCGTCGAAGAACTTCCCGATTCTATTCAATGTGGACATTGGACATACGGCACCAATGGTTACGTTGCCATATGATGCTTTGGCTGAGCTTGATTCTGAGACTGATACTTTTGCTGTTTTGGAATCTGGGGTTGAGTAG